Sequence from the Fictibacillus arsenicus genome:
ACTATATCACGTTTAACTTAAATAAAGCTTCTATTGTTCAGAATTGGCACTTCAGAAACGCTATCTATCATTTGTTTGATATTCATTTGATGATAAAAGAGCTAAAGAAAGACAAGCTATTAGCGGCAACAAGTCTTTTTCCAGAAAAGAGCCTTGAGAATCCGCCTTCTGAAAAAACTTTGAAACAGGCTGAAGAATCCCTTCATGCATCTGGATATAACGGAGAGATCCTTAAAGTAAGTTTTTTTGATATGAAATACAGCAATGAAGATGCAATGTGGCTAAAGAAGAGAGCAGAATCAATTGGTCTGAATCTGAAGCTTCATCCTTTTCCACTCACGGATTATTACAAAGAGGAAGTGACAGCTAACTCAGATATGATTCTTATGGGTGAGATGTTTGAGAACAATATTGTACTTGCTTTTATTAATTTTTTTAAGCATAAAGCAAGTTTCGTTAATCGTTTTTTGGCAGGGCAAGAAGAAGAGCACATTCAGCGAATTGTCGACCTTCTCATGGACGAAGAGGATGAGGAGAAACAAAAAGATTATATGGACGAAATTGAACATTATCTGCAAGAGAGGAGACTTGTTCTTAACAGTTATCATACATACCGGAAAAAGAATTTCCCGGCCAGCCTGAAGAATGTTTCCATGAACACCTTCGGGTGGGCGGATTTCAGAAAGATTTGGATCAAGCCAGCTGTTAAATAAATGCTCTTATCTAAGGTGGCGAGACTTTTGAGGCTTCATCACATGCCTCTATGAAAAAGAAGCACGGTTTCCCGGGCTTCTTCTCTTATTTAGAAAAATAAAATCAGTACAAAATATGATAATGCAGCAAGTGTTGCTGAGATCGGTAATGTAATACACCAAGTGATTAACATGGTCTTAGCAGTTCCCCATTTAACGCCTCTTAAACGGTGAGATGCACCGACACCTAGAATAGAAGATGTAATTACGTGAGTTGTACTAACAGGAATACCGAGAACTGAAGCACCAAGGATTACTGAAGCACCCGTTAAATCAGCAGAAACACCGTTAACTGGACGGATCTTCATAATCTTACCGCCAACTGTTTTGATGATCTTCCAACCGCCGACTGAAGTTCCAAGTCCCATTGCAAGAGCACAGGAAACCTGAACCCATAACTGAATATCTGTACTATCTGTGTAGCCGTTAGCAATTAAAGCCATTGTAATGATACCCATCGCCTTTTGAGCATCGTTTGTACCATGTGAATAGGCTTGAAATGCAGCAGTTAGCACTTGAACTTTTCGGAAATTATTGTTTGTTTTTGTTAAATTAGCATTTTTAAAGATACGTTTAATTGCATGATAGAATACAAACCCAACTGCAAATGCCAAAATTGGAGAAAGCAATAAACCATAAATAATTTTAAGGAAACCGGAATAATGCAAAGCTTCAAATCCCGCAGCCGCAATAGCAGCTCCGGCGATCGATCCGATGATCGCATGTGATGAAGAACTTGGAATTCCGTAATACCACGTGATCAAGTTCCATGCGATCGCCGCTATTAGAGCGGCTAAAATTACAACTGATCCGTTTTGAAGAGTAAATGGATCCACTATATCTTTTGTAATCGTTTTTGCTACACCTGTAAACGTCATAGCTCCGACAAAGTTCATGACAGCAGCCAATAGAATGGCTTTTCTAGGTGTTAGGGCTTTTGTTGAGACCGATGTTGCAATAGCGTTTGCAGTATCATGGAAACCGTTGATAAAATCAAACGCTAGTGCACCGATAACAACGAGAATAGTAAGGATTAATATAGAATCAAATTCCATAGCAAATACCCGTTACGCGTTTTTCATGATAATGGATTCAAGTGTGTTTGCAACATTTTGGCAGCTGTCGGCGATGCCTTCAAGTACATCATACATTTCTTTGTACTTGATAACTTTGATTGGATCCGTTTCAGTTGCAAACAATTGGCGCTGTGCTTCACGATATAGATCGTCACATTTTGATTCATAATCTTTAATCTTAATCGCATGTTCACGCATATCAAGAAGTTTTTTATCAGCAAGAAGATTTACTGTAAGCAAAATCTCATCTGCACTTAATTTAATGTTTTCAACAAACTTCACCATATATTCATCAGGATTTGTGATGGCATAAATATCAAAGAGGGCAGAGGCCTGTTCGATGCCATCTAAAATATCATCCATGCTCATAGCAAGTGATAAGATGTCTTCTCTTTCGATAGGTGTAATAAATACTTTGTTCAATTCCATGATAACAGTATGAACATAAGAATCGCCTTTTGACTCAAGCTCTTTCAAATGATCAGCAAACTCACGCAAGTCATCTTCGTTCTTGATCTTGAAGTCGTAGAAATAACCAGCAGATTCCTTAAGGTTGCTTGCAATATCCGTTAGCATTACAGCAAACTTATCCTTTTTCTTTGTAAACATAAGTACCCTCCAAAAGAAATGTCTTTAATCCTTTTTCTTTAACCTTTTATATCAGCAGTTATTTTGTCTTTTTTAACCACCCAACACATTATACAAAAAAATTGTCGAAAAAGAATGAATTGTAATCAAAAATTTACAAAACTTTTTCTGGCTCATAGTTTCTTTATACATTTCCCTAATAAAAATATCGTAAGCAGAAAAAAGATTTCCTGTTGAAAGCTTCTTATAGAATCTTGTAATAAAGTTTAATAGTGCTCATTTTTGCCGTAATTGCAAACTCGTGGTTTCAAGCCCAAAACTTTTGGATTATCCGCATGTAGTCTGCGTCCGTCTATTCCTTCGGTTGTGATAATCCATAGAAGAACATTTGGAAGATATCCGAGGCTAATTTTTTTCCGTTCTCAGCTGTAATCATGGATATGAGCATGTCGTTATTAAAAAGCTGGATATATACCATGATCGATTGTTCAGAAAGGTCCGGGTTGATTTCTCCCGTTTTCTGCGCGTCCTTGATTAATTGCATTATCAATGGAATAGCATGTGAAGATTGGAATTCAGTCAAATATGCTCTCAATTCCTCGTCAACTAACATCATTTCTCTTATGACTTCTGGATGAATATTGGCTACCTGCTTCGTTTTATGAAGGATGCTCGTCTTCATTTTTTCCAGAAATGAGATGTTTTTATCAAACAGATCTTTATGAAACTCATATTGTTCGATCGTATAATCTTTGATA
This genomic interval carries:
- a CDS encoding inorganic phosphate transporter, producing the protein MEFDSILILTILVVIGALAFDFINGFHDTANAIATSVSTKALTPRKAILLAAVMNFVGAMTFTGVAKTITKDIVDPFTLQNGSVVILAALIAAIAWNLITWYYGIPSSSSHAIIGSIAGAAIAAAGFEALHYSGFLKIIYGLLLSPILAFAVGFVFYHAIKRIFKNANLTKTNNNFRKVQVLTAAFQAYSHGTNDAQKAMGIITMALIANGYTDSTDIQLWVQVSCALAMGLGTSVGGWKIIKTVGGKIMKIRPVNGVSADLTGASVILGASVLGIPVSTTHVITSSILGVGASHRLRGVKWGTAKTMLITWCITLPISATLAALSYFVLILFF
- a CDS encoding DUF47 domain-containing protein: MFTKKKDKFAVMLTDIASNLKESAGYFYDFKIKNEDDLREFADHLKELESKGDSYVHTVIMELNKVFITPIEREDILSLAMSMDDILDGIEQASALFDIYAITNPDEYMVKFVENIKLSADEILLTVNLLADKKLLDMREHAIKIKDYESKCDDLYREAQRQLFATETDPIKVIKYKEMYDVLEGIADSCQNVANTLESIIMKNA
- a CDS encoding TetR/AcrR family transcriptional regulator, with product MNGYERRKEQKKMDIKKAAFTLFQQQGVKDIKIEDIAKEAGVSQVTIYNHFGSKEALFREVIKDYTIEQYEFHKDLFDKNISFLEKMKTSILHKTKQVANIHPEVIREMMLVDEELRAYLTEFQSSHAIPLIMQLIKDAQKTGEINPDLSEQSIMVYIQLFNNDMLISMITAENGKKLASDIFQMFFYGLSQPKE